A portion of the Malania oleifera isolate guangnan ecotype guangnan chromosome 3, ASM2987363v1, whole genome shotgun sequence genome contains these proteins:
- the LOC131150913 gene encoding uncharacterized protein LOC131150913, translating to MEASNNYNDLVILNDDQLRTLAEKIRYQEATVIHQTNFKTQKERDEFLYDSKSNQESVLALLATGQEVVTKYQDDAVKGPIARDLHLYIVYCCNSALQTVPNYHVRKDYLTKIRAHVDALLSVLDDLDNAERNAVVVVGEGVVQYKNAMLIYTRQFKSTLSSNFSAGLKNEGTKYENLVQTYVNKLGFQGHFKDLSDEQKAQVYESIIAKSGRASSPIKDVMSAASKAAGIAVNVYKVGSVVWDIYTSDHKFKTATRDAVVAVAKEGGSELGEVIGAALATDLLEVEAEALFVTLAGIAGGFIGSFIVGAFAGWLMDAILDTTTFPSSTKGLHCYVSSLPDGVALARAIAYDGTKDLNANSTN from the exons ATGGAAGCCAGCAATAATTACAACGACCTCGTGATTCTGAACGACGACCAGCTGCGCACACTCGCAGAGAAAATCCGCTACCAGGAAGCCACCGTCATCCACCAGACCAACTTCAAAACCCAAAAGGAGCGCGACGAGTTCCTCTACGACAGCAAATCCAACCAGGAGTCCGTCCTCGCTCTCCTCGCCACCGGCCAAGAGGTGGTAACCAAGTACCAAGACGACGCCGTTAAGGGCCCCATTGCACGCGACTTGCACCTCTACATCGTCTACTGCTGCAACAGCGCCCTCCAGACCGTCCCCAACTACCACGTCAGGAAGGACTACCTCACGAAAATACGCGCCCACGTGGACGCGCTCCTCAGCGTCCTCGATGACCTGGACAACGCCGAGCGAAACGCCGTCGTCGTGGTGGGCGAAGGCGTCGTCCAGTACAAGAATGCCATGTTGATTTACACCCGACAGTTCAAGAGCACCCTCTCCTCCAACTTCTCCGCCGGGCTTAAGAACGAAGGCACCAAATACGAGAACCTGGTGCAAAC GTATGTGAACAAGCTTGGGTTTCAAGGGCACTTCAAGGACCTAAGCGATGAGCAAAAGGCACAA GTGTATGAGTCAATTATTGCTAAATCGGGGCGAGCATCGTCTCCAATCAAGGATGTGATGTCTGCAGCATCTAAGGCTGCAGGCATTGCTGTGAATGTTTACAAAGTGGGGTCAGTGGTGTGGGATATATACACGTCAGATCACAAGTTTAAAACAGCGACACGTGATGCAGTGGTAGCTGTTGCTAAAGAAGGGGGATCGGAGTTGGGGGAAGTCATTGGGGCAGCACTGGCCACAGACCTGCTGGAGGTGGAGGCGGAAGCGCTATTTGTGACCTTGGCTGGAATTGCGGGGGGCTTCATTGGGTCTTTCATTGTGGGAGCATTTGCGGGTTGGTTGATGGATGCCATTTTGGACACCACAACCTTTCCTAGCAGCACCAAAGGACTTCACTGCTACGTCTCTTCCCTACCTGATGGTGTGGCTTTGGCTCGTGCAATTGCATATGATGGTACTAAAGATCTTAATGCCAATTCCACAAATTGA